The Spinacia oleracea cultivar Varoflay chromosome 2, BTI_SOV_V1, whole genome shotgun sequence DNA segment GCTTGTGGGGCCCAAAATCTCCGAGAAGTCCTAAATCTCGTCGTTCTCCTCTTCATCAATCAACCACTGCTGTCAATTCAGTAAATTCATCTTCTTCTCTGAATCATCAACCCAGTAGTCCTAAATCGTCTGCTGTTAATTCAGTAAATTCATCTTCTTCTCTGAATCATCATCAACCCAGTAGTCCAAAATCTGTTAATTTTTCACCCATGAACCCCACAATTGTTAAATCAGTTGTTAATCCACAAAATTCAACAACCATAAACCAGCAACAATATCTAGCAATGTCGCCTAGTTCCAGAACTCAAGCAATCGCCAAGGGTCGTAAAGAATTAATGGACATGGTTAAGGACTTACCCGAGTCGTTCTACGAGTTGTCATTAAGAGACATAGTAGATCAGAAATCCGAGTTGCCGACtcagaaggagaaggagattgATATTCCTGAAGAAAAGAAGGCGATAATCAAGGAAACAATTAACTCTAAAGAGACAAAAAAGCAGAAGAAGAGTAGCAGTAAGAAGGTGAAGAAGAGTGAGAGCAAGAAGAAGATGGTGAGAAGTAGAAGTGTTGATAATGGAAGATTTCTTCTGAAAACTTCTGTGTTTCCGATTCTAGGGACGAGAAAAAGTAAGAAGAGTATGAGTGCTGCGAGTAGTTTTAAGGTGGCGCCGATGCCGAAAGTGGGGTCCACATCGGCTTCTGCACCGATGAAGTTTGGTGATAAGGATTGGTGGAGAAGACGATCGTGTAAATCAATTGAGGGTGATGATAAGAGGAATGGTCTTAGTAGTCAGAGTATGAGCAGTCGGAGCAGTAGTAGCACCAGTCGAAGTAATAGCATCAATGGAATTGGAAGGTATATAAGTCattttatattttctaaattgCTAGTTGTTCATTATAAATTATA contains these protein-coding regions:
- the LOC110782030 gene encoding uncharacterized protein, which gives rise to MLDSGTKHPENRIHLYDPVGLLNDGYGSFRPSSHATRPKRHTVSYDNFVETSANNNSGSGLGSYDSFTDANSTGGLRSYDSFEVDSLVLRSYDDSSFNLDTANGGKTTTAAAPTTTTATADHDDKDRNDGGLRFIVVNIAVEDDQSDDSTPRLWGPKSPRSPKSRRSPLHQSTTAVNSVNSSSSLNHQPSSPKSSAVNSVNSSSSLNHHQPSSPKSVNFSPMNPTIVKSVVNPQNSTTINQQQYLAMSPSSRTQAIAKGRKELMDMVKDLPESFYELSLRDIVDQKSELPTQKEKEIDIPEEKKAIIKETINSKETKKQKKSSSKKVKKSESKKKMVRSRSVDNGRFLLKTSVFPILGTRKSKKSMSAASSFKVAPMPKVGSTSASAPMKFGDKDWWRRRSCKSIEGDDKRNGLSSQSMSSRSSSSTSRSNSINGIGRRSNRFLPSCCMFNGRRIESKKLT